The genomic stretch GCCAACAAGCATCGGAAACCAATTATGTCCAAATTCATGTTCCGTTACAAACCAAAATTCTGCCGCGCTGCTTTCTTTCCAATCACAAAATACAATTCCCGGGTATTCCATGCCGCCGACAATGCCGGCAACATTCGTAGCAACAGGGTAAGGAAAGTCGTGCCAGTAAGAATTAAGTTCTATAGAACGCTTTGTAAAATAAGTAGAGCTATCCCAAATAGGTTTTGAGTCTTCGGGATAAACCGATTGTCCCAAGATTATTTTTCCGCTGTGCATTTTGATGCGCGCCGCGTCCCAAATAAAAGCTTTGGATGCAGCCCAAGCGACATCGCGCGTATTAAGGCATTGAAACTTCCATGTCAATTCTTTTTTATTCAACCGGTCTTTGCCACTTAGCACATCCTGCAAAGAATGAACGGTTACGGTCGCATCGCTGTTTTTTGCCTGTGCCAGTTTTTGTTGTTGCGAAGCAGTTAAAACTTCCGTAGGATTTTGTAATGTTCCGGAACCCGCAATAATCAAATTCGACGGCGCGGTAATGGAATAATTAAAGTTGCCGTATTCCAGATAAAATTCGCCTGCGCCCAAGTACGGCAGCGTGTTCCAGCCTTCCACATCGTCGTAAACGCACATACGCGGGTACCATTGCGCCAGCTCATAAATCCATCCGTTTTTAGTTAATAATCTGCCCATTCTATCCGTTCCTTTTTCGGGAATTTTAAAGCCGTAATCAATATTGATTTGCAGCTTGCCGCCTTTGGCTTTCAGTGCTTCGGGCAATAAAATTTGCAGGCGTGTATCACTTACAACATATTTTGGATGAAATGTTTTTCCATTCAATGTTACAGATACGGATTTCAGTTCATCGCCTTGCGTATAAACGGGCGCAGCATATCGTCTCATGTTGCCTACAACATCCGTTGCAGCTACGGAACGGCTGTCTTCGCGGTAAATATTTTGCTCCACATACAACCACACATAAGGCAGGTTATCAGGACTGTTATTGGTATAATTGATTTGTACCGAACCATCGATGCGTTTAGCTGTTGTATCGAGCTTTACGTCGATATTGTAATCTGCACGGTTTTGCCAGTAATCCGGTCCGGGCGCACCGACTGCGCTGCGATAGCTGTTACCGTTGTCGGTATAAAAATCCGGTGCAAATGCTGCACGATTGTCGTAAGAAGAAGAATCGTTTTGCGCAAATGCAGTACCGATAAGGCTTGCGAACGATAAACAGAGAAAAACCTTTTTCATAAAATTTTATTTGTGATGATATAATTGAAGCGTTATTGAAACCGTATCAACAATAAAATGAACAATCATTAATGTTTTCAGACTTCGGTATTTCCAATAATAATAGGCGAAGATAATACCTATGAAAAACACGCCGACAAATTCGCCAACCGTTCCATAACTGAGATGAAACAAAGCAAATAAAAATGCAGAAATTATTATACCGAACCAAACATTATTAGCCAGCTTCATCAATCTTGTTTGTATATACCCTCTGAAAATTAATTCTTCCGTAATGCCCGCAGTAAGGCAAGTTAAAAGTGCTAACCAATATCTTGGTCTGAACAAATTAAGTATCGTCTCTAAACGAGCGCTTTTTGTTTGAAACTTAAACAACTTTTGAAGAATGGCTACGACTATTCCGGCTAAAATAACCACACCATATATTGCAAGAATATGTACAACCGTTTTTAAAAAAGAATATTTTTTTTCTTCCCAAATAATGAGTGATTGTTTTTCAATTTTTACAGCATAGAAATAAGCGAACAATACAACCAGCCAGATAAAAATTCTGCTCCAAATAAATATGGATTCATTGATAATCGCAGGTAAACCGAAAAGCCTTCTGTAAAATAGTGAAACTAAAAGCAGTATCAGTATGGATAATATGCCGCTCAGGTATGTCGTTTTGGAAACAGTATTCTTCATTTCGGGATAAATATAATTGCAATATAATTTTATTTATCCATTTATAAATTCGTTTACTTTATTTTCTACTACTTTTGACCGCACAATGCAATACAGTTTCCAATACAACAAAGCAAAAGTGCTGCAAGGCTTGCGGCTGCATTTTGTATCGCGCCCCGAAGTAAAAATTCTGGCTTACGTGGTTAATATTTTTGCAATTATTGCTGCTGTATTATATGCAATGCACAAAATTCGCCCGCAGGCGTTTCTGCTTTGCTCGCTGTTATGGATGGCACTTGTGATTATTTTTTGGTTTGTAATGCCGAACATCGTTTACCGCAAAGCACTCAAGACGTTTAAAGATAATTTTTCTGCAACATTCAATGCACAAGGTGTAACGCTGGAAAATGAGCAAGGCTATGTTCACTGGGACTGGAACAGGTTTTCCAACTATTTTGAATCATCGCAGTTTTTTCATCTGTACTTCAATGCCCGTTCATTTTTTCTTTTTCCAAAAGAGCAGATGAGTAACGAGTTTATCGCAGACCTTAGAATTTTACTGAACGATAATTTGCGCAATGCAAAGTATTAAAACTTACTTTTCTTCAGGTCTTTTTCCATTTTAAAATGTGGAATGGTAACCTCGGGAAATTCTTCTCCCGAAATAGTATAACCAAGTTTTTCATAAAAACCTGTTGCTGATTTGCGTGCGTGCATTATCATTTTTTCGTAGCCAAAATCACGTGCAATATTTTCTGCAAAAACCAAAATGGCGCGTCCCACACCTTTGCCTTGCAGCCCCGTATTTACAGCCATTTGCCGCAGGCGGATAGTGTACTTGTCCGCTTTTGTGAGTATGCAACAACCAATCATTTTGTCATTTTCAAAGCAGCCGATCAACATACCTTCTTTATCTTTTTCCAATTCGCCGGGTTCAAATTCCAGCCCGAGCGGCTTGCGCAGCACCGAATGGCGCAGGCGAACCATTTTATCATAATCTTCCGTCCCGTAATCTATAATTTGTATTGCCATTTTTGCATAATTGTCATTAATGAATACTGCGAAATAAAAATAAATATTTTCCCGATAACAACGAATAGTTTAGGTAAATGTTCTTTTATTTGTAATGAAATTGAGGTTTTAATCGGCGAATAACGCGGTTTTAAATACCGATTATGAAAACAAAAATCAGATATTGCATTGTCAATTAATTAAAAATTATATTTTTGCGTTCGTAACTAAAAAATTTTTACAATGTCAGACATCGCAACAAGAGTAAAAAAGATTATTGTTGACAAATTAGGCGTAGAAGAATCAGAAGTAACTAATGAAGCTTCTTTTACCAATGACTTAGGTGCCGATTCTCTGGATACGGTGGAACTCATCATGGAATTTGAAAAAGAATTCAATATTTCAATTCCCGACGAACAAGCAGAAACCATCACTACCGTGGGTCAGGCAGTTTCTTATTTGGAAGAACACGCCAAATAAAACCTACCGAAAATATTTTGCGATATTTCAAAAAGATGTAAGTCCGCCTCACGATAAAGGATTGTCGTGGACGGGCTTATATTAAATTTATACAGTACAGATTCAGTTTAGAAAGTATTCAGACTTATGCAAACAAAAAGAGTAGTTGTTACCGGTATCGGATGTTTGACACCAATAGGAAATAATCTTCATGATTATTGGACAAATCTGGTAAATGGAGTTTCCGGTGCAGATATGATTACACTTTTCGATGCATCAAAATTCAGAACAAAGTTTGCCTGTGAAGTAAAAAACTTCGATCCTACCGAGTACATGGATAGGAAAGAAGCCCGCAAAATAGACAGGTTTGCCCAGCTTGCCATTGTAGCGAGCGACCAGGCACTACAAGATGCAGGTCTTCGCAAAGACAATATCGACTCCGACCGCACAGGCGTAATACTCGGCAGCGGCATTGGCGGATTAATCAGCTTTCAAAATGAAGTGATGGAATTTGCCAAAGGCGATGGTACGCCACGTTTCAACCCGTTCTTCATTCCTAAGATGATTCTGGATATTGCGCCGGGTCATGTGTCTATGCGGCACAACCTGCGCGGTCCCAATTTTTCTACCGTAAGTGCCTGTGCGAGTAGCACGCACGCAATTGGCATATCACTTGACTTACTACGTTTGGGCAAAGCCGATGTAATGGTAGCAGGCGGCAGCGAAGCTGTTGTAAGCGAAGCCGGCGTTGGCGGCTTTAATGCTATGAAAGCAATGAGCGAACGCAATGATGACCCTAAAACCGCCAGCCGCCCTTATGATAAAGACAGAGACGGATTTGTCTTAGGCGAAGCAGGAGCAGTCATTGTTTTGGAAACACTTGACCATGCTTTGGCACGCGGTGCAAAAATTTATTGCGAAATTGCCGGAAGCGGCGCTACCGCAGATGCTTATCATATCACAGCTCCACATCCGGAAGGACTTGGCGCGCGCAATGTGATGGCTGCAGCTTTGAAAGATGCGGACATGAATTTGGAAGACATCGACTATATCAACACACACGGAACATCTACCCCACTCGGCGATATTGCCGAAGTAAAGGCAATCATGAATGTCTTTGGCGAACATGCTTACAACTTAAACATTAGTTCTACCAAATCAATGACAGGACATGCGCTTGGTGCCGCGGGTGCGCTTGAAGCAATTGCAGTTATCCAAAGTGTGGTTCATAATATTATTCCTCCGACTATCAATCATTTTACAGATGATGAAGAGCTTGACCCTAAACTGAATTTTACTTTTAATAAAGCGCAAAAACGTACGGTAAATGCAGCGCTGAGTAATACATTCGGGTTTGGCGGACACAATGCAGCCATCATCGTAAAGAAATATATTCCATAGTGTTTTGCGAAAAACAGTCAGTAAAATTGTAGGCAAATTAAAGGAACCGTCTTTCGGTAATCAACTCCATTTAATTCTGGGCGTAAAACCACGTCGCACGGTTTTGTATAAGCAGGCGTTCAGTCATCGTTCTGTGAAAGACGATGTGTCCGAAAATAATGAACGGCTGGAATATTTGGGCGATGCTGTTTTAGGCACTGTGGTTGCAGATTATCTTTTTAAAAAATACCCGTACAAAGAAGAAGGCTTTCTTACCGAAATGAGAAGCAAAATGGTCAATCGGCAACAGTTGAACGATATTGCCATAAAAATGGGATTAAAAAAGCTTACTTTTTTTAATAAAGAAGATTCCGGACTACGCAACAGCCAAATTTTCGGCAACACATTAGAAGCTTTAATAGGTGCAGTATATCTTGACAAAGGCTATGAAAGAACAAAGACCTGGGTACTGCAACATATTATTATCCCTTACTTATCTGTAGATGACCTGGAGCAGGTGGACATCAATATGAAAAACAAGCTCATCGGTTGGGCGGGCAGAAACAACAGAGTGTTGAGTTTTGAGACCATTGACGAAACTGTTGACAGAAAACGGCGTATTTTTACCATAGCAGTTTTTCTTGACGGCGAATCTGTTGCAGAAGCAAAAGGATACAGTAAAAAAGATGCAAGCCAGGCTGCGGCACGGCTTGCCGCCGAAAAATTATCTATATAGTTTGTTTCGCAGGAGAATTCTATTTTAAAATGCAAAACAAGATTCTACATCTCAATTATTTGCTCTCTTCCAGGACCATTGGACACATATTTTACCGGAGCGCCCAGATATTCATTGATAAAACCGATATAAGTTTTCATATCATCGGGCAGCTTCGATGCTTCCGAAATAATTGAAGTATCTGTATTCCAGCCTTTGAACGATTTATAAACCGGCTGCAAAGGCAAGCGTTCCATTTGCAAAGGAACTTCCTGTGTTTCCGTTCCGTTGATGCTGTAAGAAGTACACACATTCAGCTCGTTAAAACTATCCAGTACATCAGCTTTGGTCATTACCACATCGGTAACGCCGTTAATCATGCAGGCGTATTTCAACGCAACCAAATCAATCCAGCCGCAACGGCGCGGACGACCGGTAGTTGCACCAAATTCATTGCCGGTCTTGCGCAATTCTTCGCCTGTTTCATTTTCCAGTTCTGTAGGAAAAGGTCCGCTGCCAACACGCGTACAATAAGATTTTGTAACGCCCAAAACCTTATTAATCTTCTGCGGAGCAACGCCAAGTCCTGTGCAAACACCCGCGGAAATAGTATTGGACGATGTTACAAAAGGATAAGTTCCGAAATCAATATCAAGCATTGCCGCTTGTGCGCCCTCTGCCAATACTTTTTTGCCTTCGGAAATTTTATTGTTGACAAAATATTCTCCGTTAATAATCTGGAATGAACGCAAAAACTCTATCGCCTCAAAAAACTCATCTTCCCACGCGGAAATATCTTCATTGAAATTAAAATTGTCCAGCAAGCGCTGATGTTTCAGGCGCAGCTTAATGTATTGAGAGGTAAAATTCTTATTTAATAAATCGCCTACACGCAAAGCATTTCGCCCGGTTTTATCCATGTATGCGGGACCAATACCTTTTAAAGTAGAGCCTATTTTTCCTTCGCCTTTATGCAATTCGGAAGCCTTGTCTAAAGCGCGGTGCGTAGGAAGAATTAAGTTTGTTCTTTGGGAAATGAACAAATTCTTTTTCACATCAATACCAAAACTCTCGACAGTAGCACATTCTTTTCTTAAAATTACAGGGTCGAGTACTACGCCGCCGCCAATAATATTTTGCGCCTGCTGATGAAAAATACCCGAAGGAATCTGATGAAGTACTACTTTTTTGCCATCTACATATAGTGTATGTCCGGCATTGGGACCGCCTTGAAAACGAGCAACAATATCATAATCCGGTGCGAAATAATCTACGATTTTTCCTTTTCCTTCGTCGCCCCATTGCAAGCCGAGAATAACGTCCACCATTTGTTTTTGTAATTGATTTGAGTGGCAAAAGTAATTATGAAAAATCGTAAGTCAAAACGCATTTCCGAAATTTTGTAAATAAATGCAGTACTACTCTGTTTTTCCATAAAACGCTACATTGTCTATACTAAAAGTTCCGCTGCCCGATTCCGCATTAAAGCCGTAAAACCTAAACGTAACAGCAGTATTGATACTCGAAAAATCGTTTCCTAAATTAATAGTCGTTCCGTTTTGTGCGGTAGTTACGGCATCATTTATCTGAATAACATTTCCGGCAACAATGGATAAATTATCGTTTTCCGGATTAATGGAAACCGGTAAATTATTTTCAAAACCATCAATACTTGCCCGTATCGCTATTTGACGCACACCCGTTCCGGAGCGCTGAACAATTAAAGTAATATTTGCAAGACTGAGCGTTTTTCCGTTTTCAGGTGTAATGGTTACTTCGTAATATTTTGCAGTATCTATGCTCCCCGTAAAATTGTCGCTGCCGTTGGTAGCGCCCGTACTCCAGCTTTTGAAAGAAAACCGTCCTGATGCAGAAGAGTTGTCGCTCACATTTTTTGCAATAAAGTTATCAAAATGCAATCCGTCTACAACAGGCGGCGGCGTTGGGTCGGTGGCACCGGAGCTTGCAGATACATCACTAAAGTCATAAGTAGCCGTAAAGCTTGTTCCGACTGTGGCGCTGCTGTCGGAAGACGCCGTAATGTCATTGGTATTTCTGATTGAAAACTCAGGCGCAGCATTATAATTATGTGCATAACCAATCCAGTTTTGATAACCTTCGGGCAGCGTATTGCCGGCGAAGACTGCCGAAGACAAAGTATATAATGAAATGCTTCCGCTTGTATCCGAGAGAGTTTTATTGCCGCTGAATGTGCTGTTTGGTACAGATGCGTTATTAATTTGCACTAAAGTAAATTCCATATTTTCTGCATCGCCAAGTGGTTTTGCTAATGAAGATGTTATTTCTTCTATCGTTTTAATTACAGGGGCAATGACTTTCCCACTCGCCACAACGTTCGGCAAAGCTACACCGTAATGCAGCTTCAATTCCAGCGCCCCCTGATAAGACAATAATGAATCCGAAGCTGTCAGCTCCAATACCACAGAATCGCCAATATTATAATTAATTGTCCCGCCTGCATATACTGAAATACCGCTATTACCGCTTTGAAGCACAAAACTTCCGGAGGAAATATTTTTGCTTGCAGCATCTGAAATTACCACGCCGCCAACCGTATAGTTGCTGCCGAGCCGAATGTTATTTCCTTTGTACAGCGCTCTTATTTGTGCAATGGTCATTGGTTGCCCCGGAGCATCTGTATAACCGTCGCATCGTGTATCGTAAAATTGTATATCCGATGTATCGCGGATAACAATTTCCTTATATTTTTTGCCAGCCGCACTTACGTATGGCGTAAATATTCCGGTAATGCTGCCGTTGCCCTGCGGCACTTTAATATCCGCAAAATAGGCATAACTGCTATTATACAATTCCAACGAATCGGAGCTTGAACAAGTCTTCAAATAAAAAGAACCGTAGCTTGCCGTTTTTGAAGAATCTGCATACGTTTTTGTGAGGTCTGAATTTTGAAATTCAAATCCGTCCAAAACCACCAACCGGCTTTGCAACGGATTTTGCATGGCATCGTCTATTGCAAGTTGGTCCAATGTTACAGGCACAGGCATTACCTCATTATTAAAACTTCCTTTGGCAATATACTCGTCAGCCAATGAGGATGCAATGCCGTCCACTCTCGGCGTAGTACTACTGTTATTAATACCGCCGCCCAACTGAATTGCACCGCTGTAATCGCCCAAAGTAAGCCCTTTCAGTCTGACAAATATTTTTCGCCCGACAGGATAAGATGTGTACAAATTGTTACCGGAAATATTTACGGGAATAGCTCCGCTATTATCCTGAATCACAATTTCGTTATAAAAATTTCCGGAGCTGTCATTTGCCGTTACAATGCCGGAAATTACATAATCATCCGTAATCGTTTGGAACGAACCTCGAACTGTGTGCAGGGCTTTTAATTGCTGAATAGAAAAATTGACCGGGAGGGAGTCGATTGGCTCTTCGGGTGGCGCGTCAAATTTTTTATTACAATTTGTAAAACCGATGATTGCAAAAAGCAATATCACAAACATTTGAATTAATAGGAACAATTTCTTTTTCATCTGTTTATTTTTATTGTTTTTTAATGATCAGATGGAATGTGCCAAAATAACTATCGCTTTGGGTATGCAAAATTCTTATGGCTCATTTCATATAGATTATTTTATTTATTTTAAAACCGAAATGCAATGCTTAAATAATAATTCAGCCCGAAAGCATAATAGTATTTTGGCGGGAACTTGGTAATACCGTTATTAAAATTTTGAACCACATTCGGGTCGTTGCGAAGCTGTTCGTAACCGCCCGAACGAATATTTTTATTGTCGGTCAAATTGTTTACACCCATGCCCAGCACGAGGGATACCGGTTTTCGGTCAATAAAAACGTGTCTTAATCTTTTGTTCCATCCTGCCATAAAATCCAACGTAAATACCCCCTTTAGTTTTTCCTGAGCAAGCATTGCCTGTAATGCCGCCGCATCGGTTTGCGGATTCACGTCTGCAACCGCAGAAGCCGTGTGTCTTTGTGGGTCTGTGCTCAGCCAATCATTATTCATATAATTTCCTGTAAGTGCCGCGTACCAGTATTTAGGCGAATTGTAACGTAGTCCCAAGCTATATGCATTTTGCGGCGTGGATGGAATGCGGTAATTTTTCAAATAAACAATTTCCGTAGCACTCACTTCGCCGGTGTTGTCGATAGTCAGGGTTGCATTTTGACGGCTATCGTAATAGTATCTGCCAACGGCTGCAGCTGCACTCAAATTAAGTGTTTGTGTTAGCTTTATTTCAGAGCCAAATTCGCCGCCGAAGTACAAACGGTTGATTCCATTCAAGGCATAATTGGCGAATGCCTGTGCGTCGTCGCTGTAAAAAGAAATAACATCCATACCGTTTTGCGACTTAGTAAAATAGCCGCCAATGTGCGCTCTGATAAATGGACTGTTGAGACTGTAACCGCCTTCTACCGTTTCTACACTTTCGCTTTTTATATCATTCTGCAAAGAGTTGCGCGTACGCGGCGATAGATAGGCATTGTCCGCAAAGGGGGCAATGGTAAAATACCCTGCATTGGCGAAAAAATAATTGCGTCCGTTCAGCTTGTAAGTCAAACCGAGCTTTTGGGCGTTATTTACAAATTTTTGCGGTGCGCTTTTTCCCAGAGAAGCATTGGGAAATAAACCCGTGCGCACATTACCAGTCCGGTAAAATTGCGAATAAGAAATTTCGCTTGCCCAAAAAATGTCGAACCGGTTAAGATTGATTTTTGTCTGCCACCAGACTGCCATTTTCCGGTACGTGAAATCGTAATCGTAACCATAATGGCCACCCGCTTTTTTCGGTGCGTTCGGGTGGTCAAGGTCGTATTGAATTTTGCTGTTGTCGGTAGGAAAATCTCTTAAAGCATATTGATTTACATTCAGCCAAAAATCGCCGCCAAGCAAATCATCCACCTGTTGATAATAATGATTTTTTTGCCAACCGAAATTTGCTCCTGCATTAACAGAAATCATATCGCTGAAACGGGAAGTAAAATTGATGCTTGCCATTAAGTGCCGCGTATCAACCACTCTGTCGCCAAGAATATACCTTGACTGAAGCCCGGAATCGGTGTAACTGCTTCGATTGATATTGTATAAATTTTGCCAATTGATTTGCAGTAAATCCGGGGAGTTTTTTATCGCCTCGGTCAACGCTTGAGCCTGCGCCGGGTCGCTTTGCGCATAATAGCTTGGCAAATACCGGTAATAATCCGGGCGCGGGTCGGGCGCATTATTCCAATCCAAAGCCGACGAGCTTCGCTTGCCCCAAAAATATCCTACAGATGTTTGCAGGTTACTGTGATTATCCGGCTTGAACTCGTGCGATAAAATAAATACAGGCTGGCGCGATTTATTGACATTGGCATTTCTCTTTTTGCCGTTTTGGTAGCCCCACGAAGGATTATAAAAATTTGTTCCTGCCAAATCCATCGCTTCCTGTACCGAAGCGGCTTGCCGCCCGTATTCCGAAGGCGCATAAAAACCGATAAAAGAAACCGTATTTTTCAGCCCGATTTTCTTATCCAATGCACCGTAGAAGCTAAAACTATTGTTGTATGTTCCCGCAACATACCCTTCCCCGGCGAGACTTGCGAATGCGGCAATGCTGTATGCCCAACCGGTTTTACCAAAACCGGAACTGTGCGAAAAATTAAGGCGGTGCTGATAATTTCTATTAGAAAATGCGTATCCTAAATTTGTTTCCCGCCATTGCTTTCCGGAGCGCATATCAATATTTGTATTCATACCAAAAGAACCGAATCCAAAGTTTGCCGGCTGCAAACCCTGCACATTTTCCCTGGCACGCATCATACTGCTCATACCGCTCCACAAGCCGAAAGGCGTATTGCCGTTGTCCAATCCGTTAAATTCCAAACCATTGATGTAAGTCGCATTCCGGCTATTCTCATATCCCCGGATTTTAAACCGCATCACGCTAAAGTTAAAAGATGCTGCGGAAAGAAAAGGATTACGTCCCGCCGTAAGCATAGACGAAATACTGCTGCCGCCATTATCGTTAAGGTCGTCATTGTCAATAGCAAGCGTAGGCAAATTGTCCAGCATATTGTTTTGCACATCCTGTATCAAAACCGAATCAGAATTTAGCGGAATGCTGTCGGTTGTATCTTGAGCCTGAACAGAACGGTCAAAAAAAAGAAATGCCAATAGAAACAGAACGTTTTTCATAGTGGCGTTTTTAGGTTATTCGTATTAACAAATATATGCAGTTTCTTTTATATTAGAAAATTTTACTACTTTTATTTAACAGATTGACCATGACGTAAGTCACAAGCACATTATACTTATTGTTTGACAAACCCTTTCTGACAATAAAATAAACACATGAAATGAGCCATAAGAACTTTGCATACCCAAAGAGATGATTATTTGGCGAAACGGAGTTCGGCGAAGCCAATTCCACCTGACCATTAAAAACAATTAAAAAATAAACAGATGAAAAGAACCATACCCGTACTGTTATTATGCGTAGCGTACATTATAATTACCAACCGGTTATATGCTCAAACAACAACCTACAATACGGCAATTGTTGCATTTTATAATCTGGAAAATTTTTATGATACAATAAACAACACAATGGTCAATGACGAAGATTTTTTGCCCGATGGAAAAAAGGCTTACACCTCTGCCGTTTACAAAGAAAAAGTGAAGCATCTTGCAAGCGTTATTGCCCAAATAGGAACCGATATAAATCCTGACGGACCTGCTGTTTTAGGCTGTGCCGAAATTGAAAATGATACGGTTTTGAACGATTTGATTCATCATCCCTTATTGGCAGAACGAAATTACCGGTTTATCCATTATGATTCCCGCGACCCGCGCGGCGTAGATGTCGCATTAATTTATAATCCTAAATATTTTAAAGTTGAAAGCAGCCGTCCATTATTTGTTCAACTGCCGCGCGACTCCAAAACGGCATTTTATACACGCGATATTTTGTGGGTTACAGGCTACTTAAATGGCGAGCGTGTGGATGTTTTGGTAAACCACTGGCCAAGCAGGTACGGCGGAGAAAAACGTTCTACACCCGCAAGAGCTGCCGCTGCAATTGTTGCACGAAAAAAAATAAACGAATTATTAAAACAAAACCCGCACGATAAAATCATTTTAATGGGCGACCTGAATGACGACCCTGTAAATGTGAGCATCGCTGAATACCTGGATGCCGGAGGAGATATGAAGAACCTGCACGAAGGCGAATTGTATAATCCATGGGTTGGGCTTTATAAAAAAGGCTTAGGTACTTTGGCTTATCAGGATGCATGGAGTTTATTTGACCAGATTATGCTGTCGCAATCGTGGCTCGATAAAAAACAAACGGGCTTTTTCTTTTACCAAAACCATGTATTTAAGAAAGAGTTTATGATTGAAAATATGGGACGCTACAAAGGCTATCCATTGCGCACTTACGACGGCGATACTTTTCATAATGGTTACAGCGACCACTTTCCTACTTACATTATCCTGCTAAAAAAACGCTGATTTTTTTATTGGATATTATCTTCCTTCTGCTCAACGCTTC from Arachidicoccus sp. BS20 encodes the following:
- a CDS encoding DUF5689 domain-containing protein, which translates into the protein MKKKLFLLIQMFVILLFAIIGFTNCNKKFDAPPEEPIDSLPVNFSIQQLKALHTVRGSFQTITDDYVISGIVTANDSSGNFYNEIVIQDNSGAIPVNISGNNLYTSYPVGRKIFVRLKGLTLGDYSGAIQLGGGINNSSTTPRVDGIASSLADEYIAKGSFNNEVMPVPVTLDQLAIDDAMQNPLQSRLVVLDGFEFQNSDLTKTYADSSKTASYGSFYLKTCSSSDSLELYNSSYAYFADIKVPQGNGSITGIFTPYVSAAGKKYKEIVIRDTSDIQFYDTRCDGYTDAPGQPMTIAQIRALYKGNNIRLGSNYTVGGVVISDAASKNISSGSFVLQSGNSGISVYAGGTINYNIGDSVVLELTASDSLLSYQGALELKLHYGVALPNVVASGKVIAPVIKTIEEITSSLAKPLGDAENMEFTLVQINNASVPNSTFSGNKTLSDTSGSISLYTLSSAVFAGNTLPEGYQNWIGYAHNYNAAPEFSIRNTNDITASSDSSATVGTSFTATYDFSDVSASSGATDPTPPPVVDGLHFDNFIAKNVSDNSSASGRFSFKSWSTGATNGSDNFTGSIDTAKYYEVTITPENGKTLSLANITLIVQRSGTGVRQIAIRASIDGFENNLPVSINPENDNLSIVAGNVIQINDAVTTAQNGTTINLGNDFSSINTAVTFRFYGFNAESGSGTFSIDNVAFYGKTE
- a CDS encoding TonB-dependent receptor; translation: MKNVLFLLAFLFFDRSVQAQDTTDSIPLNSDSVLIQDVQNNMLDNLPTLAIDNDDLNDNGGSSISSMLTAGRNPFLSAASFNFSVMRFKIRGYENSRNATYINGLEFNGLDNGNTPFGLWSGMSSMMRARENVQGLQPANFGFGSFGMNTNIDMRSGKQWRETNLGYAFSNRNYQHRLNFSHSSGFGKTGWAYSIAAFASLAGEGYVAGTYNNSFSFYGALDKKIGLKNTVSFIGFYAPSEYGRQAASVQEAMDLAGTNFYNPSWGYQNGKKRNANVNKSRQPVFILSHEFKPDNHSNLQTSVGYFWGKRSSSALDWNNAPDPRPDYYRYLPSYYAQSDPAQAQALTEAIKNSPDLLQINWQNLYNINRSSYTDSGLQSRYILGDRVVDTRHLMASINFTSRFSDMISVNAGANFGWQKNHYYQQVDDLLGGDFWLNVNQYALRDFPTDNSKIQYDLDHPNAPKKAGGHYGYDYDFTYRKMAVWWQTKINLNRFDIFWASEISYSQFYRTGNVRTGLFPNASLGKSAPQKFVNNAQKLGLTYKLNGRNYFFANAGYFTIAPFADNAYLSPRTRNSLQNDIKSESVETVEGGYSLNSPFIRAHIGGYFTKSQNGMDVISFYSDDAQAFANYALNGINRLYFGGEFGSEIKLTQTLNLSAAAAVGRYYYDSRQNATLTIDNTGEVSATEIVYLKNYRIPSTPQNAYSLGLRYNSPKYWYAALTGNYMNNDWLSTDPQRHTASAVADVNPQTDAAALQAMLAQEKLKGVFTLDFMAGWNKRLRHVFIDRKPVSLVLGMGVNNLTDNKNIRSGGYEQLRNDPNVVQNFNNGITKFPPKYYYAFGLNYYLSIAFRF
- a CDS encoding endonuclease/exonuclease/phosphatase family protein codes for the protein MKRTIPVLLLCVAYIIITNRLYAQTTTYNTAIVAFYNLENFYDTINNTMVNDEDFLPDGKKAYTSAVYKEKVKHLASVIAQIGTDINPDGPAVLGCAEIENDTVLNDLIHHPLLAERNYRFIHYDSRDPRGVDVALIYNPKYFKVESSRPLFVQLPRDSKTAFYTRDILWVTGYLNGERVDVLVNHWPSRYGGEKRSTPARAAAAIVARKKINELLKQNPHDKIILMGDLNDDPVNVSIAEYLDAGGDMKNLHEGELYNPWVGLYKKGLGTLAYQDAWSLFDQIMLSQSWLDKKQTGFFFYQNHVFKKEFMIENMGRYKGYPLRTYDGDTFHNGYSDHFPTYIILLKKR